From one Leucoraja erinacea ecotype New England unplaced genomic scaffold, Leri_hhj_1 Leri_1501S, whole genome shotgun sequence genomic stretch:
- the LOC129715907 gene encoding LOW QUALITY PROTEIN: myelin-associated glycoprotein-like (The sequence of the model RefSeq protein was modified relative to this genomic sequence to represent the inferred CDS: inserted 1 base in 1 codon), translated as LFLLSSAVVSGQWTADNPPHVTAQNGLCARIPCHYSHPSTLNDKPRFGIWFNSETLDFTSVAFFSQTHITPKFQHRTRLSGVLRDNDCSLVIDNVTQEDTGPYFFRVEFLDGQNYFNYQPPTQLHVTDFTDKPTILPAEMVAGQPVNVTCSFNTTCDGTAPTLTWVTPXDEPPSASRSVTQRGDTLTYTSVLYVTPALKHHGQNLTCIVTYPTVSSEQIHTMAVQYAPRNQSITSPDNVNNSGVTVKEGNSVEFLCSVQSFPASNLTWIHLGATMNTTGSSNELWLKILQVTRLDAGDYQCVAENEHGTGKGNVTLIVECE; from the exons ttgttccttctctcctcagcCGTGGTGTCGGGACAGTGGACTGCGGACAATCCACCACATGTGACAGCGCAGAATGGTTTGTGTGCACGGATCCCGTGTCACTACAGCCACCCGTCGACTCTGAACGATAAACCGCGGTTTGGAATCTGGTTTAACAGCGAGACTCTGGACTTCACATCTGTAGCCTTTTTCTCCCAGACTCACATCACACCAAAGTTTCAGCATCGGACCCGGCTGTCAGGAGTCCTGAGAGACAACGACTGTTCCCTGGTTATAGACAACGTCACTCAGGAAGATACAGGTCCTTATTTTTTCAGGGTCGAATTCCTCGACGGCCAAAATTATTTCAACTACCAGCCTCCAACACAGCTCCATGTTACTG ATTTCACAGATAAACCCACGATATTACCTGCTGAAATGGTGGCAGGTCAGCCTGTGAACGTGACCTGCTCCTTCAACACCACGTGTGATGGAACAGCCCCCACCTTAACCTGGGTCACCC CTGATGAGCCACCGTCAGCCTCACGcagcgtaactcagcggggagaCACTCTGACATATACTTCTGTTCTGTACGTGACCCCAGCACTCAAACATCACGGGCAAAACCTCACCTGCATAGTCACATACCCCACAGTCTCATCCGAGCAGATCCACACAATGGCTGTTCAAT ATGCTCCACGGAATCAATCAATCACTTCCCCCGACAACGTGAATAATTCCGGAGTCACTGTAAAGGAAGGAAACTCTGTAGAGTTCCTCTGCTCCGTTCAGAGTTTCCCAGCATCTAACCTGACGTGGATACATCTCGGTGCCACAATGAACACAACAGGATCCAGCAACGAGCTGTGGTTGAAAATCCTTCAGGTGACTCGGCTGGACGCTGGGGACTATCAGTGTGTGGCGGAGAATGAGCACGGGACAGGGAAGGGGAATGTAACCCTCATTGTAGAATGTGAGTAG